AGGAAGCGGCCGACATCGTGGCGCTGATGACGCCGGTCATCAAGGCGTTCCTCACCGACAAGGGCTTCGACAACACCAACATCGCGTTGCAGACGCTGGGTGGTCACGGATACATCAAGGAGTACGGGATCGAGCAGTATGTGCGCGATGCGCGGATCGGGCAGATCTACGAAGGCACCAATGCGGTGCAGGCATTGGATCTCGTGGGTCGCAAGCTGCCCATGGAGGGTGGGCGACTGGTGCGACGCTTTTTTGAAATCGTGAAGGCGGACATCGACGCGTCGTCGGCCGACCCGTCGATGGAAGAATTCGCGAAGCCGCTGGGCGCGTCGTTGTATCAGCTGCAGAAGGCCACGATGATGCTGGCTGAACGGGGCTTTGCCAACCCCGACGAAGCGGGTGCGGCCGCGACTGAATACCTGCACCTCATGGGCTACGTGGCGGTGGGATGGCAGTGGATGCGGATGGCCACGGTCGCCAAGGCCAAGCTCGCTGCCGGTTCCGGCGACGCGCGCTTCATGGAGGCCAAGATCAAGACCGCCCGGTTCTATATGGCGCGGTTGCTTCCCGAGGCCGCGACGCTGCTGGCCGCGATCCAGTCGGGGTGCGCGCCCATCATGGCGCTGGACGTCGAGCAGTTCTGACGGAGCGTTTGACCGTGCATTGACGGGCCAAGCGGGTCAGGGTGTGACGGGGGTGCCGGGATTGTAACAGTGGGGTGTCCGGCACTCAACTCGGTGGGACCACCTGCCGATAGACGAATACACACCTCTACCCCTTACCATGTTCTTCAAGAAATCCACACCCGAGCCACGTCCCGCGTCCGAGCGAAGCAGCTCGAACGGCGTCAATGGCTCCCCGCAGCTCAATGTGATCCAGGGCGGTGCCGCTGCCAGCGCCGCGCCTCAACGCTCGTCCTCATCGAGCGACGACAGTATCGGCATGGTCATCGACGCCCTTGGTGGTGTGCTGACCGCGCTGGCGCGCTATCCCATTGATTTGCCGGACCGTCCGGGTGAGGAAAGCGCCCGCGAAATCGCCAAGTGGCAGCGTCACGCGACGCTGGGCTACGGACTCGACGAGGCGGATCAGACGGGCTCAGTTGGTGTCGCCGACCGCGACTGGGGCGGCATCATTCGCACGGTGACCGAGCAGCGTCGCGAGGAGCACCGCCACGTGGCGGGCTCCATCAACGAGCTGCGTGACGCGCTGTGGGCGTGCGTCGAGACGGTGCACAATGCGGTGAAGGTGGATCAGAAGACGGACGTGACCACGAACGACCAGATGGACAAGGCCCGCAACGCGCTGAAGCGTTTGCAGCCCGGATCCATCAAGCAGGATGTGCTGGGCGCCGTATTGGCGATTGAAGGGGCGCTGCAGTCGCGCCGCGAACAACAGGCGGACCAGTACACGAACCTGGCCACCAAGCTGGACAAGCTGGGCAAGCAACTGGAAGAAGCGCGCCGCGAGAGCACGACGGATGCGCTCACCGGTATCGGCAATCGCAAGTTGTTCGATACGATGATTGCGCGCGCGGTGCAGATGTTCTCGCTGTCCAAGCAGCCAGTGGTGTTGCTGATGATCGACATGGACAAGCTCAAGCTTGTCAACGACATGTACGGGCATCAGGCCGGTGACACCGCGATTGCGACGCTGGGCCGCGCGTTGACCAAGGTGTTCCTGCGCCAGTCCGACGTGTTGTGCCGTTACGGCGGCGACGAGTTTGCCGCCATCCTGCACAACACCGATTGGAAGATGGCACAGACGCTGGCGCGTCGGTTGGGTGACACGCTGTCGCAGTTGCCCGCGCCGCATCCGGCCATGGAGTTCAGTATCGGCGCCTCAGTGGGCGTGGCGCAGCTGGAGCCGCTGGAAGACGCGGAGGAGTGGAAGGCGCGCGCCGACAAGGCGCTGTACAAGGCGAAGCAGAATGGTCGCGATCGGGTCGCTGTGGCCGAAAGCGCGTCCACCAAGGTGGCATGACCGAACGCAATGACGAATGAGAGGTTGGAAAATACGCCCCCATGATGATTGCGAATGACCGAACGCCCCAGCCGATTGGCTGGGGCGTTCGGCGTTTCAGGACTGATCGAAGCTTGCCCGCAGCGCGTTCAGGATCACCGCCACGTCAATCGCTTCCTGCGCCAGCGCACCGGCAATCGGCGTGAGATAGCCGAACGCGGCCAGCACCATCCCCACCATGCTGAGCCCCAGACCCACGCCGATGCTCTGGCGCGCGATGTACAACGCCCGGCGTCCAATGCGAACCGCTTCCGCGACGCGCGCCGGATCGTCGATCAGCAACACCACATCTGCCGCTTCGGCCACCACGCCGCCGCCATGACCCGCCAGCGCGACACCCACACTCGCCGCGCTCAGCGCCGGGGCGTCGTTGGTGCCATCGCCCACCATCAGCACACGCCGACCGCTGGCTTCCAGCGCCTGCACGCGTCGCACCTTGTCTTCTGCCGAGAGGTCGCCCGCGAAGTTGGTGATGCCCAGCTGCGCGGCGATCTTCGCCACATTCTCGGAACGATCCCCGGAGAGCAGCTGCGAGTCCCGAAGGCCCAGGAGCGCCAGCTCGTCGAACAGGAGATGCAGGTCGTCACGCAGCTCATCGGAAAATTCGATGCGACCCAGCGCGCCATTCGACGAACCGACATACGCGCGCAAGCCGTCGGCATCGACCTCCATGGCGTCCAGCCGTGGCGCCAACGCCGGTAGGGTCGTGCGTAAATACGCAGGAGATCCCACGGCCACGGTCACACCGGCCACGTGACCCATCACGCCGCTGCCGGGCGTTTCCTGGAGATTGTCCGCCAGCACCACGGACATGTTGCGCGCGTCAGCCTCGGCCACCACCACGCGTGCCAGCAGGTGACCCGAGCCTTGCTCGACGGCCGCCGCCAGGGCGAGCAAGGCCTCCGATGTGAGGCCATCGTCAGTCACAATTTGATGCACGCGCGGTTTGCCGATCGTCAACGTGCCGGTTTTATCGAACACCGCGGTCTGCACATGGGCCAGCGCCTCCAGGGCGCCGCCGTTGCGCACGATGATGGCCCGACGCGCGGCGCGATTGATCCCGCCAATGATCGCCACCGGTACCGCGAGAATCAGCGGACACGGTGTGGCCACCACGAGCACGGCCAGCACCCGTGTCACGTCGCCGGAGAGGAACCAGGCCAGTGCACAGACCGCGAGCGTGAGCGGGGTGAACCAGACCGCGATCTTGTCGGCCATGCGCTGCAGCGGGCTCTTGCTGGCCTGCGCGCTGCGCACGAGTTCCACGATGCGCGCATACTGACTGTCCTGCGAGGTGCGAATGGCCAGGATGGTCAGCGCGCCCTCCTGATTCACACTGCCCGACAGCAGCTTCGTGCCCGCCAGCGCCTTGACGGGAATGGGCTCGCCGGTCAAACGCGAGGTGTCCACATGTGACGCACCGGACGTGACCTCGGCGTCACACGGCACCAGCTCGCCCGGACGCACCAGCAGCATATCGCCGGGAACGATGGCCGTGGCCGCGATCTCGGTGACCACCGCGTTAGCGACGCGATGGGCAATGCGCGGGGCATCGGCCTCCAGCGCCTCCACCGCGCTGCTGGCGCGGGCGACGGCATAGGTCTCGAGCGCTTCGCCGCCGGTTTGCATGAGGACCACCACCAACCCTGCCAGTGGCTGCTGCAATCCAATGGCACCGGCAATGGCCAGCATCGCCACCACGTCCGCCGCAAATTCGCCGCGCAGCATTCCCCGCAACGTCTTCCACGACACGGGCACGCCGGTGAGTATCAGGCCGGCGTACCACACTCGCTCACGCCAGATCGCGCCGTCTGGCGCGAACGAGAGCATGGCTCCCACCGTGAGGAACAGGAGCGCGGCCAGTGGCATTCTGGGCAAGGCGAATGATCGCATCTCTTAAGAATATCGCCGAAAGCACACCGCGCACATGCCGTCGTGACGGATTTGCACGGTCACACTGGCTAGCGTCACGGTCGTCGGGCTATTCTCGACTGTCTCCAACCGACGGAACTCCCCGTGCACACGCCTACGCATTCCGACGCCGCGCTGGCCGCGATCGTCGATATCTCCTCCGATGCGATCATCGCGCTGGACAATCAGTACAAGATTATCCGCTTCAATCGTGGCGCCGAGGACACATTCGGGTGGACCGAGGCGGAGATGCTGGGTCAACCGCTGGATCGCCTGCTGCCAGCGGGCATTCGCGCCGTGCATGACCATCATGTGCGACGGTTCGCCGAGGGGGCGGTTGCGTCGCGTCGCATGGCGCAACGCGCGGAGATCTCGGGTCTGCGGCGCACTGGCGAGGGATTTCCCGCCGAAGCGTCGATTGCCCGTGTGACCATCGACGGGGTGCAAACGTTCATGGTGACGCTGCGCGATGTCAGCGAACGCCGTCGTGTGGAAGAGCGCCAGCGATTGATGGCGGCGGCCGGGTGGGTCCTGGCTGCCTCACTCGACATCGATTCGACCATGGCAACCGTGGCGGAACTCCCGCTGCCGTTGGTGGGAGACTGGTCCCTCCTGGAGCTGGTGACGGCCGACGGTCGCATTCGGCGGGTGGCCTCGGCCCATGCCGATGCCGCACACACCGCGTTGACTGCCGCGCTGGTGTCGCGCGCGGCCGTTGAATCCAGTGACAACCCACCGACGACGAGCGGCGGGCGCGCCGCGCATGAGGTGGAGGCCCAACGCATTTCGGACACGAAGGCATGGATAGAGGCGAATTTCCCCGATCCGCTGGATCGCGAGCGAGTGGAGACACTGGGGGCTTCGGCGGTGCTGATGGTACCGCTCCGAGCGGGTGGACGGGCCATCGGCGTATTGCATGTGGTGCGCGCGAAGTCTGGCGCCATGCATCTGCCCGAAGACGCCCAGTTGGCGGACCAGTATGCCGGACTGGCCGCGCTGGCGCTGGAGAACGCACGACTCTACCATGAAGCGCGCCAGGCGGTCCGCGAGCGTGACGATATGCTGGCCGTGGTGTCGCACGATTTGCGGAATCCCGTCAACGCCATTGTTCTCCTGACCGGTGCCGTGTTGAGCGGGGACCACGAGGGGGGCGCCCTGATGAACCGCGATGACGTGGAGAGCATCCGGTCCGCGGCGCGTCAGGCGAACGACCTGATCCAGGACTTGCAGGATGTCTCGCGCATCTCGACGGGCCGACTGCGGGTGGAGCAGCGCCCCGTGTCCATTGAAGAGGTGGTCGACGATGCCGCAGACATGTTCGAGCCGGCGATGCGTGATGCCGGGATCACGTTCGCGGTGCAGGTCGCGCCGGGCATCGACCCACTGCCGGCCGATCGCGGGCGCCTGTTGCAGGTGCTCTCCAACCTGCTCGGGAATGCGGTGCGCTTCACGCCGCGCGGCGGCGACGTGACGTTATCGCTCGAGCGCGGCGAATCGGCGGTGCGCATTGCGGTGCGCGACACGGGCCCTGGCGTGGCTCCGGACGATGTGCCGCGATTGTTCGAGCGTTACTGGCAGGCACCGCGATTGTTGCGCGCGGGCTCGGGACTCGGACTGTTCATCTCCAAGGGGATTGTGGAGGCGCACGGCGGCGAAATCGGGGTGGTGAGCAATGTCGGGCAGGGGAGTGAGTTCTGGTTCACGGTTCCGGTGCCGTAGGAGGAGCGATCAGCAACCACGAGAGCGTGAGGGTGTGGTTCACTTCGTTCGCGCGCCGCGCCGCGAATGCATTCCAGAGATTCATGTAACCAATTTCGATGCGCTGTCGCGCGTCGAGCGGCAGGCCAATGCCGATGGCCGCGCGGTTTTGCGTGACCTGCACTGTGGCGCCGCCGCCGCCGATGGGCATCAGCAGTTCATCCCAGACAAACGTCTGGAGGGGACGACGGCGAAGGCGAAGGGCCGGCCAGCGGCCCTTGCAGGCGCCCCAGATATCGTACCCGATTGGCGTAGGTGGTTGGCGCGGTGTGCTCGCCGACCGGCGCATCAGGAAGCACGGCCGTCACCCACCGTTGTTCCAGCCGATACCGGTGACTGATCGTCAGCGCGCTTGCCTTGTGCGTGAGCGACAGCTGTTGCCAGCTGCGGTGTTCGCGGGTGGGGTTCGCGATGGGGAGCGCTCCATAGGGAGCCGTGGCCACATAGCCATACCCGGCCGCCAGTCGCACACCGGGTGCCACCGTGAGTTGCACCCCGGGCCGGATGAGCAATTGCTGCGGCTGCTGTCCGGAGTCCAGTCGCCGCCACTGCCCATCAAACCAGAGCGACCACCGGCCGCGCAGCGGCTGGTCCACAAAGGCACCCAGCCACTGGGCGTTCTGGTGCCGTGAGATCCACGGGGTCGTCTGGGCGGTGAGCGTCGGCGCCAGCCCGGTCAGGAGCAGGGCGAGCAGCGGCGGGGAGGATGGAATTCTCACGACGAGGCGCGGCTGGAGTGGATGGGGGCTTGCGGGCGGCGACAAAACGTGCAAGTATTCATATGTGCAAACATATGCACATGTTGATTGCCACGCCAGCCGACGCGTCGCCACGTGGCGCGCTCCGTCCTCTCATTCACGGCCCATGCCTTTCCGATCGAACGCCAGCCAGCAATTGGCCGACATGCTCTCGGTGCTGGACCATCCGCATCGGTTGCGCATTGTCGAGGAACTGGGGTCTGGCGAGCTCGACGTGGCCTCGATCGCGGCGTTGCTCGAGATCTCGTCGTCGGGCACGTCGCAGCATCTCAGCAAGCTTCGAGCGCGCCGCATTGTGCTGGAACGGCGCGATGGTCGGCATGTGCACTATCGACTGGCCAACCCGGCGCTCTCGCAATGGCTGCTGGACGGACTCACCCTGTTGGAGGCAGATCCGGAAGGATCTCGCGATACGAAACGCGATCTACGACGGGCGCGACTCGCCTGGTCGAAACACTAACGCTCTCGGCCCCACACCACGACCCATGCAAAAACTCATCGACGGTCTCCATCACTTTCAAACCACGCTCTTCAGTACCCAGCGTGAATTGTTCGAGCGTCTCGCGGGCGGTCAGTCGCCCGATGCCCTGTTCATCACCTGCTCCGATTCGCGCATCAATCCCAACCTGATCACGCAAACCGAGCCGGGGGAGTTGTTCATCCTGCGCAATGCCGGCAACATCATTCCGCCCTACGGCGCCTCGCAGGGCGGTGAAGCGGCCACGGTCGAATTCGCCGTGGCGGGACTTGGCGTGCAAGACATCATTGTGTGCGGTCACTCGCATTGTGGGGCCATGAAGGGACTGCTGGACGAGTCGCTGACTGCGGACATTCCAGCCGTGCGCAGTTGGTTGGGGCATGCCGAGAGCACCAAGCGCGTGATGAAGGAGAATTACGTGGGGCTGACAGGTGAGAAGCTGGTATCGGCCTGCGTGCAGGAGAACGTGCTGGCGCAACTCGAGAACCTCAAAACGCACCCGTCGGTGGCGGCGCGACTGGCCCGCGGGAAAGTCAAGTTGCATGGCTGGGTGTACAAGATCGAAACCGGCGAAGTGTTCGGGTTCGATCCGACGCAGGGGCAGTTCGTGCGCATGGATCAGGTGACGGTGGCCGAGTCGCAGCGCGGCAATCGTGCCGTTATGGCGGAAATCTGATCATGTCCACCACAACGTGGCCGCACTGGCGCGAGGCGTTCCCCAAGGACGCGCTGGCGTCGGTGGTGGTCTTCCTCGTGGCGCTCCCGCTGTGCATGGGTATTGCCATCGCCTCGGGCCTGCCGCCCGCCGCTGGCCTCGTGACGGGCATGGTGGGCGGGCTGGTGGTCGGCACCATTGCCGGGTCACCGCTTCAGGTCAGTGGCCCGGCCGCAGGCCTGGCCGTGATTGTCTATCAGCTGGTGCAGCAGTTCGGCGTGGCCACGCTGGGAATCATCGTGCTGCTGGCCGGGTTGCTGCAGCTCACAGCGGGTCTGTTCAAGATTGGCCAGCTGTTCCGTGCGGTCTCGCCGGCGGTCATCCACGGCATGCTGGGCGGCATCGGCGTCTTGATTTTTGCCTCGCAGTTTCACGTGATGCTGGACGATGGTCCCAAGGGCAGCGGCATCATGAATCTGATGTCCATTCCGGCGGCGATCATGAAGGGCGTCTTTCCGGTTGATGGGTCTGTGCACCATCAGGCGGCCGCCGTGGGACTCGTCACCATCATGGCGTTGCTGGCCTGGCTGCGATTCTCACCGTCGCGACTCAAGTTGGTGCCCGCGCATCTGGTGGCCGTGATGGTGGCGGTGGGTGTGGCGCAAGCGTTCGCGCTGGGCATCAAGTTCGTGTCGGTGCCGGACAATCTGTTGGCCACGCTCACCTTTCCAACGGCCGAAACGCTTGGCGCGCTCCGCGATCTGAACATCCTCAAGGCCGCTGCCGCATTGGCGTTCATCGCCAGTGCCGAGACGTTGCTGTGCGCCACGGCCATCGACCAAAAGCACGATGGACCGCGCACCAACTACGATCGCGAACTGGTGGCGCAAGGCATTGGCAACGCCATCTGCGGTTCGGTGGGTGCGTTGCCCATGACCGGTGTGATCGTGCGTTCGGCGGCCAATGTGGAGGCGGGCGGTCGCACTCGCACCAGCGCGATCCTGCACGGCGCGTGGATTCTGCTGTTGGTCACCGCCGCGCCGTTCGTGCTGGCGACGATCCCGGTGGCCGCGCTGGCTGCCATTCTGGTATACACCGGGTTCAAGCTGCTCAACATTCCGCAGATGAAGAAGCTGTGGGCCCAGGGGCGCGCCGAATTCGCGATCTATGCGCTCACGCTGCTGGCTATTGTCTTCACCGATCTGCTCACGGGCGTCATGGTCGGCGTGGTCGCCTCAGTGGCGAAGCTGTTGTACACGTTCACGCATCTCACGCTTACGACCACGCAGGTGGACGAGACATATCATGTGCATATCGAGGGCGCGGCCACGTTTCTGCGCCTGCCGGCACTCGCCACGGCGCTGGAGGCCATTCCGCGGTCGGCCGAACTGCACATTCATATCGAGCGCGCGTCATTTGTGGACCACGCGGCGCTGGAATCCATCATGAGTTGGGAGCGGCAGGCGGAGCGCGCAAACGGAAAGCTGGTGCTGGAGTGGGAAGAAATCCGTCAGCTCAACCGCAGCACCAGACCCGTGGGAGCGATGGCAACCCTTCGGCCAAGCGCACCCCTGGCGGTATAACGCCTAGTGCGCGGGCTTCGCGTCGGTCGGCTTCGCTTCACCGCTGGCGGGTGCATGCTCGGCACCCGCCGCATCACGATCGCGAAAGACCTGCGCGGCCATCGGGTCGCGCGGGTGCAGGTACGTATTCTTGTGGATCGTGTAGGCGGTAAACGCCAGCGTGGCGGTCATCACGCAGGTGAGGGCCGCGGCACCCCAGCCCAACTTGTTCGGATTGTACGCAGCACTCATGGAAAACCCCGTCTGGAATAACTGGAGAACCGAATCGGTCGGAAAGTAAGCGCTCACCCCGACCCCCGGTAGCGGGGCGCAGCTCGAAGCTATTCCTCGACGCGGGGGCCAAGGTCCCGTCCGCCGTCAATCAACTGGGCCGGCACGATCGAGCCGGCGCCGTAGCGGTGACGTATGCGATCCAGCGCTCGGGTGAGCGCACGATCACGGGCGCTTTCCGCCGGTTCGTCGGAGGGCGGCGACGACGCCTCAAAGAGCCCCAATTGGGCCGCCTCCGGTGGACCGTCGTCGAAATGTGACAGGCCAATGCCCAGCAGTCGCACACCCACCCGGCGGCGAGTGCGCAGTTGACGCAATAACGCATGGGCGGCCTGCATCACCGACCGTTCGGACTCGATCGGCAACCGGAGGGTCCGCTGGGCCGACCGTGTGCGAAAATCCGTGTCACGCAGTTTGACCGTCACCGTGCGCGCCTGCAGCGACTGTTTGCGGAGATCGGCCGACACGCGAACGGCCAATCGCAACAACTCGCGATCAATCAGCGTCTCGTCGTGCAGATCCTGTGCAAACGTTTCTTCCCGGCTCACCTGCTTCTGGGTGTCGCGAGGCGTCACCACACTATCATCCAGACCACGGACGCGCCGAAACAGCCAGTGCCCGGCACGTTCACCGAGACGGGCAACCAACGCCTCGCGCGTCCAGGCCTGTGCCTCGGCGACCGTCACCAGTCCCAATCGCTCCAGCGTCTCGGCAAACCGCGGGCCAACCATGGGGAGATCGCCGAGGCGGAAACGCGCGAGAAAGTGCGACTCATCGCCCGGCGTCACGCAGTGCACGCCGGTGGCGCCGGTACCGGGTTTCGGCTTGCCCACTTCCACCGCCATCTTGGCCACCAGTCGCGTGGCCCCGCCGCCAATGGACACGGACAACCCGGTCGCGTCGAACACGGCGTCGCGAAGGCGATGCGCGGTGGCCGTCAACGACTCATGGCCATACAAGGCTTCCGTGCCCGCCATGTCGCAGTACCACTCGTCGATGCTCGACGCTTGCACCACCGGCGCAAATCGCGCCAGCGCCTGTTGGATTTCCCGACTGCGTCTGCTGCAGGCTCCGCGGGGTACCGGCACGCACATCGCGTTGGGGCACAGCTGCAGGGCCCGCGCAATCGGCATCGCCGAGCGCACGCCGTATGCGCGGCACTCGTACGACGCGCTGCAGACGACACCGCGTGATCCGGGGCGTCCACCCACGATGAGCAGGGGCGCGCGGCCGGCGCCTTCCGGGTCTTCCTGGCGCGCCACCGCCACGAAGAACGCATCGGCGTCCACCAACAGGATGCGCCGGTCCGCGGTCGCCATCGCGTCGCGCGTCAGACCGCCCGCGGACGCGACGGCCCCAGGTCGTCGAATTCCATGGCCGGCCCGCGGCCACGCGCGGCCACCGGCCATCGCGTCTCGACCGCGTGACCGCGGACGCCGATGATCTCGTCGAACAGATGCACGACAATGCACACGTGGTTGGGAACGATGCGCACCTGTTCCCCCAGGCGCGGGCGCCAGTCGGACTTGGACAGGTCAAGAATGCCGTGTTCTTCCGACATGCGCGCCACCACCACCTCGGGATGGTCGAGCAACGCCCCAAACCCGTCGCCGTCGGCACGAAGGGGCTCACGACCCAGCGTCTTCGATCCGGCGTCGATCACCGCCTGACCCTTGACTGCCGTACTGACCACCGTGGCGAGCACCGTGAGTGCGCAATCGTCCCAGTCACAGGCACCAATCGTGGCGGTGGTGCGATCGTTGTACACATACGTGCCGGGGCGCACCTCGGTCACTCCCGGGACTTCGTGCATGCGCCAGGCGGCCGGTGTCGAGCCGCCACTCACCACGCGCGCCGGGAGGCTCGCGTCGCGCAGCGCCTCGGTGTACCGCGCCAGTGTGGTCGTCAGCTGCGCCAACGGCGCCGCCTGATCGCCCACATCCTGTCGAATGTGGCCAGGGTAGAACAACAGCCCGGCGAACGTCAGCTGCGAGGCGTCGCTGATTGCGCGCGCGAGGGCAATCGCCTTGTCGGGCGTCGCCACACCGACACGATGCATGCCGACGTCAACCTCCACGTACACATCGAATTGCCGCCGACCGAGTTTTGCCGCGACGGAGAGCGCGGTGAGGGCCGCCGCATCATCCGCCGCCACGCCCACCCGAACGTTTTGCGGCAATCGTGCCAGCCGTTCGAGGCGCGCCGCGCCCACGGGCGGATAGGCGACCAGCAGATCGTCGCACACCTCGCACATGACCTCGGCCTCACGCAGTGTGGCGCAGGTGAGTCCCACCGCGCCGTGCCGGAGCTGCTCGGCGGCAATCCGCGGCGACTTGTGGGTCTTCACGTGCGGGCGCAATTGCAGACCATGGAGGGTGGCGTATGCCGCCATCCGGTCCAGATTCAAGGCCAACCGGTCGAGGTCAACAACCGGCACCGGCGTTTCCATCTGCTCCAGAAACGTCGTCATGCCGCCTCCCCCACACATCCCCTTCGAGAGTTTGTTGCCATGTCTCCCACTGCGCGTGATTGGACACCCATTCACCTGCCGGAGCTGCCACCACCTGCGGGAGCTTACTCTCCGGGGGTGCGAGCCGGCAATCTTTTGTTCGTTTCCGGGCAAACGCCCCGTGATCCGGCCACCGGACAGATTGTCGGAACCACCGTTGAAGAGCAGGCACGCCTGACGCTGGCCAATGTGGAGCGCATTCTTGGACTCGGCGGTGCCACCCTCCAGCACGTGGTCAGTGTGACGGTCTATCTGGCCGACGAGGATGATTGGGGCCGGTTCAACGAGGTCTACAAGACCGTGTTCACCCCACCGTATCCCACGCGCGCCGTGGTGGGCGCAGAGCTGCGCGGCATCCTCGTGGAAATTTCCGCCATCGCGTATCTGCCGTGACCATCAATACACCGGCGACCGGCGCCGTGCCGCGCATTCGTCAGCGATCCACGCTACGGACGGCCCGATACGCCCTGTTGGGCGCCGAGCCGGCCCACGCCAGACGCATCTGGTTTGCGTTGCACGGCTACGGGATGCTGGCCACGCGATTCATCCGCGCCTTCGAGCAGGCGATCCCCGAGGACACGTGCATTGTCGCCCCGGAAGCACTGTCGCGCTTCTATCTCGAGATGCCGCGTGCCGACGGCGGGCATATGCAACGCATTGGCGCCACCTGGCTGACGCGTGAATCGCGCGAGTCGGAAATCGCGGATGCGCATCGATGGCTGGATACGGTACACGACGAGATCGTCGCGGAGTCAACGGCCGGACAGGGTTCGGCGCCGCAGATCGCGGTGCTCGGGTTTTCACAGGGGGTGGCCACCGCCATGCGCTGGGTGACCGCTGGACACGTGGCGCCGCGGGAGTTCGTCGCCTGGGCGGGAGGTTTCGCGCAGGATCTCGATCGCCAGGCGTTTACCGCGCGGATGAAGGACGCCCAAACGACACTGGTGGCCGGGCTCCACGATCCGTTCGCCACGGAAGCGGCGCGGGCGGCGATGGCCGAGATGATCATCGCGCTGGAGGTCCCGTACCGCGTGCGATCGTTTGATGGCGCGCACCAGTTGGACGTGCCGTTGCTGACCACGCTCCTGTCGGAGTTCGGCACGTCGCCGTGAACAGCGTCGTGAACAGCGTTGTGAACGGCGCCGTGTTGGTACACGGCGGAACGATGGCACGCCGCGCGTCGCTGGCAACGGCGCTGCGTTCCGCCGACGGTCTGTCGGTGCGCGTGCGGGTGTCGTCGCGCGCGGCCGAAGCCGCCAAGTGTCTGGCCGATCCCGCCGTGGTTGCGGTGTTCCTGGTCGATGCCCCCGACGATGCCGACGCCGTTCGGGCAGCCGCGCTGGCTCGCGGATTGGCGGCTTCGGTGTATGCACTGGAACCACGCGACACGGCCGACGTGGTGGTCAGCCTCACCCGCGCCGCGCTGCGAGTCAGCGATCGCCTTTGAGCTTGCGCAGGTCGCGGCGATCCCGCTTGCCGGGACGGCTGTCGCCGAACGCAAATGCCGTCGGCATCGATTTCAGTTGCGTGTACACCGCCTCGCGCCGCGCACGACTGTCCGGCAACTCTTCGTACAATTGCTGCGCCACCGACGCCGGTCCGCGGCGCTGTGCAATATCGCGCACAATCAGCTGCCACTCGTACGGCCCGTCGCGCAACCGAATGCGATCGTCGGCCTGCACCAGTTTGGATCGTTTGGTGTGCTCGCCGTTCACTTCGATCTTGCCGCCATCAATCGCTTCGGCGGCCAAGGCGCGCGTCTTGAAGAACCGCGCCGCCCACAGCCATTTGTCCAGTCGCGCCTTGCCCGGCGGTGCGTCGTCCGCTTCGACGGGTTCCGGTGCCGGGGGACGACCGCGCCGACTCATGCGTCGTCGTCCTCGTCCATCTCGTCATCGTGATCCACCGGGTCGCCCGTCGGTCGACCGGTTTCCGCCGCGGCCACTTCGCGAATGCGGGTCGCGGCGCCCGCGTACAC
The Gemmatimonadaceae bacterium genome window above contains:
- a CDS encoding carbonic anhydrase; translated protein: MQKLIDGLHHFQTTLFSTQRELFERLAGGQSPDALFITCSDSRINPNLITQTEPGELFILRNAGNIIPPYGASQGGEAATVEFAVAGLGVQDIIVCGHSHCGAMKGLLDESLTADIPAVRSWLGHAESTKRVMKENYVGLTGEKLVSACVQENVLAQLENLKTHPSVAARLARGKVKLHGWVYKIETGEVFGFDPTQGQFVRMDQVTVAESQRGNRAVMAEI
- a CDS encoding SulP family inorganic anion transporter codes for the protein MSTTTWPHWREAFPKDALASVVVFLVALPLCMGIAIASGLPPAAGLVTGMVGGLVVGTIAGSPLQVSGPAAGLAVIVYQLVQQFGVATLGIIVLLAGLLQLTAGLFKIGQLFRAVSPAVIHGMLGGIGVLIFASQFHVMLDDGPKGSGIMNLMSIPAAIMKGVFPVDGSVHHQAAAVGLVTIMALLAWLRFSPSRLKLVPAHLVAVMVAVGVAQAFALGIKFVSVPDNLLATLTFPTAETLGALRDLNILKAAAALAFIASAETLLCATAIDQKHDGPRTNYDRELVAQGIGNAICGSVGALPMTGVIVRSAANVEAGGRTRTSAILHGAWILLLVTAAPFVLATIPVAALAAILVYTGFKLLNIPQMKKLWAQGRAEFAIYALTLLAIVFTDLLTGVMVGVVASVAKLLYTFTHLTLTTTQVDETYHVHIEGAATFLRLPALATALEAIPRSAELHIHIERASFVDHAALESIMSWERQAERANGKLVLEWEEIRQLNRSTRPVGAMATLRPSAPLAV
- a CDS encoding DNA polymerase IV; translation: MATADRRILLVDADAFFVAVARQEDPEGAGRAPLLIVGGRPGSRGVVCSASYECRAYGVRSAMPIARALQLCPNAMCVPVPRGACSRRSREIQQALARFAPVVQASSIDEWYCDMAGTEALYGHESLTATAHRLRDAVFDATGLSVSIGGGATRLVAKMAVEVGKPKPGTGATGVHCVTPGDESHFLARFRLGDLPMVGPRFAETLERLGLVTVAEAQAWTREALVARLGERAGHWLFRRVRGLDDSVVTPRDTQKQVSREETFAQDLHDETLIDRELLRLAVRVSADLRKQSLQARTVTVKLRDTDFRTRSAQRTLRLPIESERSVMQAAHALLRQLRTRRRVGVRLLGIGLSHFDDGPPEAAQLGLFEASSPPSDEPAESARDRALTRALDRIRHRYGAGSIVPAQLIDGGRDLGPRVEE
- a CDS encoding alanine racemase; protein product: MTTFLEQMETPVPVVDLDRLALNLDRMAAYATLHGLQLRPHVKTHKSPRIAAEQLRHGAVGLTCATLREAEVMCEVCDDLLVAYPPVGAARLERLARLPQNVRVGVAADDAAALTALSVAAKLGRRQFDVYVEVDVGMHRVGVATPDKAIALARAISDASQLTFAGLLFYPGHIRQDVGDQAAPLAQLTTTLARYTEALRDASLPARVVSGGSTPAAWRMHEVPGVTEVRPGTYVYNDRTTATIGACDWDDCALTVLATVVSTAVKGQAVIDAGSKTLGREPLRADGDGFGALLDHPEVVVARMSEEHGILDLSKSDWRPRLGEQVRIVPNHVCIVVHLFDEIIGVRGHAVETRWPVAARGRGPAMEFDDLGPSRPRAV
- a CDS encoding reactive intermediate/imine deaminase (has endoribonuclease activity on mRNA); translated protein: MSPTARDWTPIHLPELPPPAGAYSPGVRAGNLLFVSGQTPRDPATGQIVGTTVEEQARLTLANVERILGLGGATLQHVVSVTVYLADEDDWGRFNEVYKTVFTPPYPTRAVVGAELRGILVEISAIAYLP
- a CDS encoding esterase, whose translation is MTINTPATGAVPRIRQRSTLRTARYALLGAEPAHARRIWFALHGYGMLATRFIRAFEQAIPEDTCIVAPEALSRFYLEMPRADGGHMQRIGATWLTRESRESEIADAHRWLDTVHDEIVAESTAGQGSAPQIAVLGFSQGVATAMRWVTAGHVAPREFVAWAGGFAQDLDRQAFTARMKDAQTTLVAGLHDPFATEAARAAMAEMIIALEVPYRVRSFDGAHQLDVPLLTTLLSEFGTSP